A single window of Kitasatospora sp. HUAS MG31 DNA harbors:
- a CDS encoding Re/Si-specific NAD(P)(+) transhydrogenase subunit alpha, whose product MSADDDSTHHPPRRIGVVAESTPGETRVAATPSTVRGLLALGYQVVVEAEAGAASGFTDEAYVEAGAQIDDAWSADIVLKVNAPSTGEIARMNDGATLIGLLAPAQRPELLEALSARPITALSLDAVPRISRAQSMDVLSSMANIAGYRAVIEAAHVFGRFFTGQVTAAGKVPPAKVLVAGAGVAGLAAIGAASSLGAIVRATDPRPEVADQVRSLGGEYLPVEVAQEASTDGYAKATSADYDLAAARLYHEQAADVDIIVTTALIPGRPAPRLVTAEDVAAMKPGSVIVDMAAAQGGNVEGTVPGRTIVTDNGVTIIGYTDLASRLPAQASQLFGTNLVNLLKLLTPGKDGQLVLDFEDVVQRAVTVVREGETTWPPPPVSVSAAPTAQPAAAPAAVQPEKAGLSPAARFGLIGGGLLAMLALIAFAPAQLAENFTVFTLAVVIGYYVIGKVHHALHTPLMSVTNAISGIVVIGALLQIGHESAAVTALSFVAILLTSVNIFGGFAVTRRMLNMFSKG is encoded by the coding sequence CGACCCCGTCGACGGTCCGCGGACTGCTCGCCCTCGGCTACCAGGTCGTCGTCGAGGCCGAGGCCGGCGCGGCCTCCGGCTTCACCGACGAGGCGTACGTCGAGGCCGGTGCGCAGATCGACGACGCCTGGTCCGCCGACATCGTGCTGAAGGTCAACGCCCCGTCCACCGGGGAGATCGCCCGGATGAACGACGGCGCCACCCTGATCGGCCTGCTCGCCCCCGCGCAGCGGCCCGAGCTGCTGGAGGCGCTGTCCGCCCGTCCGATCACCGCGCTCTCGCTGGACGCGGTGCCGCGGATCTCCCGGGCCCAGTCCATGGACGTGCTCAGCTCCATGGCGAACATCGCCGGCTACCGGGCGGTGATCGAGGCGGCCCACGTGTTCGGACGCTTCTTCACCGGCCAGGTCACCGCCGCGGGCAAGGTCCCGCCGGCGAAGGTCCTGGTGGCCGGCGCCGGCGTGGCCGGCCTCGCCGCCATCGGCGCCGCCTCCAGCCTCGGCGCCATCGTCCGGGCCACCGACCCCCGGCCGGAAGTCGCCGACCAGGTACGGTCGCTGGGCGGCGAGTACCTCCCCGTGGAGGTGGCCCAGGAGGCGAGCACCGACGGCTACGCCAAGGCCACCTCCGCCGACTACGACCTCGCCGCCGCCCGGCTCTACCACGAGCAGGCCGCGGACGTGGACATCATCGTCACCACCGCGCTGATCCCCGGCCGGCCCGCGCCGCGCCTGGTCACCGCCGAGGACGTGGCGGCGATGAAGCCCGGCAGCGTCATCGTCGACATGGCCGCCGCCCAGGGCGGCAACGTCGAGGGCACCGTACCCGGCCGCACCATCGTCACCGACAACGGCGTCACCATCATCGGCTACACCGACCTGGCCTCCCGGCTCCCGGCCCAGGCCTCCCAGCTGTTCGGCACCAACCTGGTCAACCTGCTGAAGCTGCTCACCCCCGGCAAGGACGGGCAGCTGGTCCTGGACTTCGAGGACGTGGTGCAGCGGGCCGTGACCGTGGTCCGGGAGGGCGAGACCACCTGGCCCCCGCCGCCGGTCTCCGTCTCCGCCGCGCCCACGGCCCAGCCCGCGGCCGCCCCCGCGGCCGTCCAGCCCGAGAAGGCCGGGCTCAGCCCCGCCGCCCGGTTCGGCCTGATCGGCGGCGGCCTGCTCGCGATGCTCGCCCTGATCGCCTTCGCCCCCGCCCAACTCGCCGAGAACTTCACGGTGTTCACCCTGGCGGTGGTGATCGGCTACTACGTCATCGGCAAGGTCCACCACGCCCTGCACACGCCGCTGATGTCGGTGACCAACGCGATCTCCGGGATCGTGGTGATCGGCGCCCTGCTGCAGATCGGGCACGAGAGCGCGGCCGTCACCGCGCTGTCCTTCGTGGCGATCCTGCTGACGAGCGTGAACATCTTCGGCGGCTTCGCCGTCACCCGCCGCATGCTGAACATGTTCTCGAAAGGCTGA